The sequence below is a genomic window from Halolamina litorea.
GGTTGCGCTGTTCGTCGGGAGCTACTACTTCTCCCGCCAGTTGTCGGCCTGAAACGCCACTGCGGGGGTCGGGACGATTACCCTTCGGTGTCCGTCGCGTCGTCGTCGCCCCGCAGCCGCACACGGACGCTCTCGGCGTGGGCCTCCAGCCCCTCCGCCTCGGCGAGGGTCGTGACCGTCGAGGAAAGCGAGTCGAGCGAGTCGCGGTCGAGTCGCTGCACCGTCGAGGAGCGCAGGAACTGATCGACCGAGAGGCCGCCGTGGACCTTCGCGCCGCCGCCGGTCGGGAGCACGTGGTTCGTCCCGGTGCCGTAGTCGCCCGCCGCGACGGGGGCGTAGGGGCCGAGGAACACGCTGCCGGCGTTGGTGATCCGGTCGAGCAGTTCCTCGTCGTCCTCGGCCTGTATCGAGAGGTGTTCGGCGGCGTACTCCTCGGCGAACAGCACCGCCTCGGGCATCGAGCGGGCGACGAGCACGCCCGAGGCGTCGTTGTCGAGCGCCTCGCGGATCAGTTCCTCACGCTCGCGTTCGCCGGCCTGTCGATCGACCTCCTCGGCGATGGCGTCGGCCAGTTCCTCGTCGGCGGTGGCGGCGACGACGCTCGCCTCGGGGTCGTGTTCGGCCTGTGCGATCAGGTCGGCGGCGACGAACTCTGGGTCGGCGGTCCCGTCGGCGAGGACGAGCACCTCGCTCGGGCCGGCGAGGAAGTCGATCTCGACCTCACCGCGGACCTCCGCCTTGGCGGCGGTGACCCAGGGGTTCCCCGGACCGACGATTTTCTGGACCGCCCGGACGGTTTCGGTACCGTAGGCCAGCGCGCCGATCGCTTGTGCGCCGCCGACGGAGTAGACGGCGTCGGCGCCGGCTTCGTGGATCGCTGCCAGCGTGACGGGGTTGATCTCCTCGGCGGGCGGGGTGGCGACGGCGACGTGTTCGACGCCGGCGACCTTCGCGGGGACGACGCCCATGATCGCGCTGGAGGGGTAGGCGGCGGTGCCGCCCGGGACGTAGACGCCGGCGCGCTCGATGGGCCGGAAGCGGCGGCCGAGTTCCCGGTCCTCGAACGTCTCGCGCCAGTCCTCTGGGCGCTGGCGCTCGTGGAACGCCCGGACGTTCTCGATGGCGTCGCGGATCGCCGCCAACGTTCCCTCGTCGACCTCGTCGACGGCACGCTCGGCCTCGGCGGTCACGTCGACGTTGGCGACCTCCACGTCGTCGAACTTCCGGGAGAACTCCCGGAGGGCGGCGTCGCCCTCCTCCCTGACTTTGGGGAGGATCTCGCGTACGTCCTCGCGGGCGCTCTCGACGCCCGAGTCCCGGTCGAAGAAGGCCCGGCGCTCGGCCGTCGAGAGGTCCGCGATCGCTCGTGGTTGCATGGCTCGGCGTTGACCGGCGCGGCCTAAGGCCGTTGCGGATAGCCGTCGCTTCGGAGCCGTGAGTTCCCGGCGGCGGGGCGTCGACCGACGACGCTGCCGCTCGGAGAAGTGAAAGTCAGGGGCCCGCTTCCACGGACGCCCGAGTAGTTTGGAGTAGTGCGTCGAAGAACGGCAGCCGACTTACAGTCGGGTCAGGTTCGTCGCGCGGGGGCCCTTGTCGGCCTGCTCGATGTCGAACTCGACCTCCTGCCCTTCCTCCAGGTCGGGACCGCCGACGTCTTCCATGTGGAAGAACACGTCGTCGTCCGCGTCCTCAGTCTCGATAAATCCGTAGCCGCCCGTGTCGTTGAAGAAGTCAACCGTACCAGTCGCCATTACGTTTCTACAAAACCGTCTCCGCATGTTAACCCCTTCGGTCCGTGGATCACTCCGATCACGGCATCGCCGGCCCATTCCGGCACGTCTCCACGGCTGGAACGCCGGCCGACGGCCCTTTACTCGGTGGCCTCGCAGTGACGGGTAGTGAACCCAGAGGACGTCCGCGAGGACTGGGCCGAGAGGACCGGGGAGTTCTCGCCGGAGTACTACGCCCACAAGGGCCCGAACGAGGCCAGCGAGTCGATCCGAGAGCTCGTCGAGCACTACAGCGACCGCTCGGCGCGGATACTGGAGGTCGGCTGTAGCTCCGGGCGCCACCTCGCACACCTCCACGACGGGGGGTTCCGGAACCTCCACGGGATCGAGATCAACGAGGACGCCATCGACGTGCTCCGCGAGGAGTACCCGGGGCTCGCGGCCGACGCGACGTTCCACGTCGGCGACGCGGGGGACATCCTCACCGAGTTCGCGGACGATGCCTTCGACGTCGTCTACACCGTCGAGACGCTCCAGCACATCCACCCCGCCGACGCCGATGACGTGTTCGACGAGGTCGCTCGCGTGACCGGCGACCTGCTCATCACCGTCGAAAACGAGTCCGCCCGCGGCGCGGGCGCCCGTGAGGACGCCGACGTCTCCTACGTCAACGACGAGTTCCCGCTCTACCACCGCGACTGGAAGGCGGTCTTCGGCGACCGCGGCTTCGCCCAACTGCTCTCGGAGTCGAGCAAGCGTCGGGACCGACTGCGGCTGTTCCGGCAGCCGTAACGAAACGCCCAACGAGGTGCGACGGGTCTGCGTAGACGATTTCCACGAGGATCCCCTCGCGATCCACTTCCGGGCACTCGGGTGAGGGTCGCAGTTCGCCCGTCAGGTCACTCGCAGTAGTAGCGAGCGCGAAGGCGTCGGGGAGACCGTCGTTTGAACACTGCGGGCTGTCCCAGTCAGAGATTGTTTCTCCGGCGTCTTTCAGAGAGTCGGCAACACGGCAGTCGGCGGTTTCGAGTGCATCGACACGTTCCCGGAACGCTGCCGCGGGCTGTTAGGTCTTCGAGAACTGCTCGGGACCGTAGATAGCCCCTTACTGGATCTGTAAAAGCGTCAGCTACCCAATCCTACACGAACGCTTGTCGGATCAGCGCCGCGAGCACCCGGGCGAACCCCGTCCCGTCGCTCCAGAACGCCGCCTCCTCGCCGACGGTCGGCATCTCCGAGGCGGGCTGGACGCTCAACAGCACCGTATCACGGTCGACCAGCAGCAGGCGTCCGACGCTGAGTTCGGGCGTCTGGTCCTCGACGGCGACGACGGAGAGGCCGGCCGCCTCGGCGGCCGCCCGCACGTCGGGCTCCGCGCTGGCGACGGTCACCGCGACGCCATCCTCGGCGACGGCCGTCAGCGCCTCGGCCACGTCCTCGGTCAGCAGCGCCGTCTCGCCGGTGGCGAACAGCACCTCGTCGTCGGCGTCGCCGATCAGGGAGGTGATCCGGGCGGTGACGTTCTCCCGCCCCTCGGTGGTCCAGATCGACTCCCGGTCGTCGGTGGGCGCGTGCTGTTCGCGGACCTCGACGAGGTACTCGAAGGCGCCGTCGCCGGCCGACTGGAGCCGGTCGTAGAGGAGTTCGCGGGCCTCCTCGATCTCGACCGGGCGGTAGCGCGTGGGCGACCCCTCCTGGACGTCGATGAGTCCCAGCGACTCCAGTTCGTCCGCCGCGCCGTACACCTGCGATCGGGGCACGTCGGTGACGCCCGCGACCTCGCTCGCGCTCGCGACGCCGAGTTTCTGCAGGCCGACGAACGTCCGGGCCGCGTAGGTCGACAGCCCGAGTTCGGTCAGCGCCTCGACGGCCTCGGCGTCCTGCATCACTCCTCGTCTCGACTCCACGCTTGGTTGATCCGGCCGAGTTGGGTTTCGCTGATCTCACCCCGCTCGAAGCCGCCGTAGGCGTCGTCGAGGTCGGCCGCGGAGACGGCGCCGGAGGCGGTGACGCGCTCGAAGACGTCGGTCACTACTTCCACCGTCGTCTCACCACTCGTCTCGTACTGCCTCCCGTCGACAGTCACGATACCCTTGAAGTCGAACTGGTCGCCGTCTTCGGCCGTCTCGGGTACCGTCGCGGTGTACCGCAGCGTCGGGTTCTCGCCCTCGAACGCGACCGAGAGCAGGCCGTCGCCCTCGACGGTCCGAACGGGCACGGGCGTCGCCGACTCGACGCTCGCCGTTCCGTCGACGCGCTCTGAGAGGACCGCGCGGCCGTCGACCCCCTCCGTTTCGACCGTCACCGAGACCGTCCCGCCGGGGGCGACGACGCCGCGGTCGAACCGGCGCCGGGCACGCGGCTCCGACGCGGTGGCGTCGGTCGCCTCGGCACCGTTACCGGCCACGGGTGCCGCGGCCGTCGTCCCGTCGGCCGTACCGCTCGTCGTGGGCTCCTGATCGTCCGAATCGTCGTCCGGCGCCGGGAACACGTCGGCGGGGCCGACGTACTTCGTCCACACCGCGAGCATCGAGGGGAGCACCAACACGCTCGCGAGGAACGCGTAGATGATCGTCAGCCCCGTGATGATCCCGAACTGCTGGAGCGGCGGCAGGATGGCGAACACCAGCACGCCGAAGCCGCCGACGGTGGTCGCCGCCGAACCGAGCAGCGCGCCGCCGGTGCCGGTGACCGCACGCTCCATCGCCGTCCAGATATCGCCCGTACGGTCGAGTTCCTGGTTGTACCGCTCGGAGAGGTGGATGCTGTAGGCCACCCCGAGCCCGACAGTCAGGCTCGTGATCATCCCCGTGATGACGTTGAAGGAGATGTCCAACAGGAACATCGTCCCGAGGATCCACGTCACCGAGAACGCCACGGGGAGCAGCGTCACCGCCCCCAGCGTCGCGCTGCCCTCGGTGATCCGGTAGGCGATCATCAGGAACGCGAACGTCGCCACGAGCGTGATGATCAGGCTCTCGACGACCGTTTGCAACAGCTGGTCCTGTACGATCTTGTTCAGCACCGCGCTGCCGGTCGCCGTGGCCTCCAGTCCGTCGCCCTGCAGTTCGTCGGCGACCGACCGCATCGACTCGGTCACCGCGTCGCCGCTCGCACCGCCCTGCACGGAGACGATCATCCGCATCGCGACGTACTCGCCGTCCTCGCGGTGGATGACGCCCGCCGCGCGGTCCGGAGCGGCCTCGTAGAGGTCGTCGTACAGCGCCGCGAGGTTCTGGTCGGGTACGCCGTCGCCGTTGCGGTCGGCGGCGGCGAAGCTCTCGTTGAACGACTCGTTCTCGGCGGCGACGCTCTTCATCACCGTCAGCGGGCTCTGAATCCGCGCCTCGCCGTTCGAGAGCGTCTGGGTCACGTCCTCCTTGTCCGCCGCGGAGCGCTCGGCCGCGTCGATGCGCTCTAAGGTGTCGGCCTGCGTGATCCCGCCGCCGCCGTCGTTGCGTATCAGGATCTGGGCCTGGGAGTCCTGCCGGACGAAGTTGTCGTTGACGTACTCGAGGTTCGCCTTCGCGGTGTACTCCCCGGGCGCGAAGGGCTCGGGCAGGTCCTTCATCCAGTCGGCCGGGTCCTCGGCGATGAAGTCGGTCTGCTCGAAGGAGGTGTCGACCTTCGTCGCGCCGTACCCCCCGCCGGCGCTGACTACCAGCGCCAGCACGATGACGAGGTACGGGCTCTTCTTCGCCGCCGTCGAGCCCAGCGAGAGCACCGTCGAGAACGCGCCGCCGCCGGTCCCGAACGCGCGCTTGCGCCGGTCGAAGCCGCGGGCCTCGAAGGCCTCGTCGATCTCGACTTTCACCGCGGGCATCAGCAGGCCGAAGATCAGCAGCGCCGCGGTTATCCCCGCGGAGCTGACGACCCCGAAGTCACGGATCGGCGGCACCGGGCTGGTGAGGTTCGAGAGGAACCCGATCACCGTCGTCGCCGTCACGTAGAGCAGGGCGATCCCGACGCCGACCAGCGCGGTCCGCATCGAGCCCCGCGGGCCGGCGGTCTCGTCCTGCGTGCGCTCCTCGCGGTGGCGCATGAAGATGTGGATCGCGTAGTCGATGCTCAGCCCGATCAACAGCACCGGGACGGCGATGAAGATCTGGTTGAAGTCGATCCCCGTCCAGCCCATGATGCCGAACGTCCACGCGAGCACGGCGCCGATGCCGAGCAGTCCGAGCACGATGTCGAGCGGGTCGCGGTAGGCGACCACCAGCGCGATCAGCACGAACGCGATCGCGAGCGGGCCGACGATCACCAGACTGTCGCTCATCGAGTTGGTGATCTCCTCGGAGATGATCCCCGCCCCGAAGACGAGGTACTCCCCGCCGTCGCCGCTGTCACCGAGGTCCTGCATCGCCAACTGGGCGTCGACGACGTCGTCGCCGGCGGTCCCCTGTGCGGCCGACCCCGAGCCCTCCATCGTGACGATGATCATCGTCGCGTCGGCCTCGGTCGATCCGGGTTCGTAGTCGGTGGGCATCAGGCCGAAGGCGCCGATGCTGTCGCCGCTCCCGCCGCCCCCGGCGTTACCGCCCGCGTTCTCGCCGAGCACCAGCAGGACCGCGTCGTCCAACTCCGAGTCGTTGAGCGAGGTCAACTGCTCGCGCTGCTCGGCGAGCGTCGCGTTCCTGGCGTTCCGGTACTCCTCGCGCTCGGTGTCGAGTTCGTCCGCGAGCTCCTGCAGGCGGTCGGCGTCGGCCTGAAGCTGGTCGGCGCGCTCCTGCAGTGCGGTGTACTCATCTTCGAGGACGCCGCGCGTCCCCAGCCGGTAGGCCTGCCGTGCCTCCTCCTCGGAGGTCGCGTTGCGAAGCTGCTGGGCCGCGGTTCTGAACGTCGCCGCGTCCTCGTCGCCGAGTTCGACCGAGGTGTTCGCGCGCACGTCCTCGAACTCCGCGTCGATGCTCGCGTCGCGGTCGTTTCGCAGCGTCGTCAGGGCGGCGTTGAGCTGTTCGCCCGTCGCCGCGAGCGTCTCGTTTCGCTGCTCGATGGCGGCCTGTTCCTCGCTGAGGCTCTCGTTGAGCGCTTGGAGTTCGGCCGCGGTTCGCTGGACGTCACGGCCCTCGTCGGCGGAGAGGGAGGCGATGGCGATGGCGTTCGCGATGCTCGCGCTCGGGGGGTCGCCCGCGAGCGTGCCGTTGATCGTTTCGTCGTCCCGGAGCGACCGTTGGTAGTCGATGATCCCGACCAACGACTCCTGATCCAACACGTTCCCGTCCGGTTGGCGGACGATGACCTGTGCGGTCGTCGTGTCGTCGTCGTCGGTGGTGAAGTTCTCGTTCGCGTAGTCGAGGGCGTCTCCCTCGGCGGAGTCGGTCTGGAACTGATCGAGCGACGAACTCTGCTCGACCATCGTGGCGCCGCTGCCGACCGCCACGGTGAGCACCAGCATCACCGCGATGACCGCACGGCTGTGGTCCATCACGCCGTCGACGACTGCGTCGACTCCCCTCATCCGCTCGGTTCCCTCCGTATCGACCGTTTGCCGTCGGTACCCATCTGTATGTACTCTCGTACTAACAGGGTGTGCATAACGTTTCCGACTTCCTGACCGTACGTTCAACCACGGCGCGTCGGGGGGTGGTCGTGGGGTCTCCGGTACACCCGCTATCGGCGTTCCCGGCGTCGTCGCAGCGCTCCGGACCGGAGCGACTCCCGGTGTGCTGCTGGCCGAACCCCTGACCCAGTTCCTCCTCAGCGGCCTGACGCGCCGGGTTTCGAGCGTTTCCATCCCGAGCCACCCGAGCGGCCGGATCCGTGCAGACGGAACGCTTTTCCTGACCGGACGTTCAGTATCGGTATGTCGCTTATCCCGGAGCGCCTCCGGCCGTATCTGGCCGGGCTGTTGGGGACGCTCGCCACCGGGTTCGGCCACCTCTACCTGCGGCGCTGGCTGCGCGGGTTCGGTTGGATCGCGCTGGCGTTCGGCGTCACGGCCGCGTTCGTTCCCGACTCCGCGCTCCAGAGTATGGCCGCAGGCGAGGCCGTCTCGACGCAGTCGGCGCTCTACCCGACGATGGCCGTCCAACTCGCCGGCGCGTTCGACGCGTTCCTGCTGGCCTACCGGAACCGGACCGACGACGCCACCGGCGCTGAGGGACCCGTCGTCGCCGACGCCACGGCCGACGCCGAGGGTTCCACGCCGGGTACCGTCGCCTGCCCCAACTGTGGGAAGGAAGTGGACGCCGACCTCGGCTTCTGTCACTGGTGTACGACTGAGTTCGTGACCCCCGACCCCGACTCGAACTGACCCCGATCCGGGCGTCCGGGAGGGCTGCGACCGATACGCCTATCCCGGTTACTGAACATTCAATCAACATGGGGGAGACACCACCGTTCCTCGCGGACCCCGAGAGCACACGGGAGTCCATCATGCGCGCGACGTACCTCGCGCTCTGTGAGCACGGGTACGCTGGCCTGACGATCCAACGGATCGGCGAGTCTTTCGAGAAGAGCAAGTCGCTGTTGTACCACCACTACGACGACAAGGACGAGCTGCTGCTCGCGTTCCTGCAGTTCATGCTCGAACAGCACGAGGCGTCGGTTCCCAAGGGTGCCGAGGAGGGCGCCGCCGAACGGCTCGACACCGTCCTCGACGCGATGTTGCCGCCGTCGCTGTCCGACGAGCACGAGGGGTTCACGGCCGCGATGGTCGAACTCCGGGCGCAGGCCGCCAACGACGAGCGCTACCGCGAACAGTTCGCCGAACACGACCGGGCGTTCCACGAACAGCTCGTCGCCGTGGTCGAGGACGGCATCGAGGACGGCACGTTCGCCGACGTCGATCCGGAATCGGTCGCGCAGTTCCTCAGTAGCGTCATCAACGGCGCGATGACCCGCCGGGTTAGCGGCGGCGACGACGACGCCGTGACCGCCACTCGAACCGAGGTCGACGCGTATCTCGACCGCGTGGTTCGGGCCGGCGACGGGGGCGCGGCATGACCGACGCCGCCGTCGACCTCCGCGACGTTCGCAAGACCTACCGGATGGGTGACCAGACAGTCCACGCCCTCGACGGCGTCTCCCTGACCATCGAGCGGGGCTCCTACACCGCGGTGATGGGGCCGAGTGGCTCAGGGAAGTCCACGCTCATGAACGTCGTCGGCTGTCTCGACACGCCCACCGAGGGCGTCGTCGAGGTGGACGGCGTCGACGTGACGACGCTTTCCGACGCCGAACGCACCGCCCTCCGGGGTGACGAGATCGGGTTCGTCTTCCAGACGTTCAACCTCATGCCCCAGCAGACCGCCCGCGAGAACGTCGAACTGCCGATGACGTTCCAAGGCGTCGGGCGCAAGGAACGCCGTGAACGCGCCGCGGAGTTGCTGGATCGGGTGGGGTTGGGTGACCGACTCGACCACAAACCCAACGAACTCTCCGGCGGCCAGCGCCAGCGGGTCGCCATCGCCCGCGCGCTCGCGAACGACCCCGCGATAATCCTCGCCGACGAGCCGACCGGGAACCTCGACAGCGAGACCGAGGCGGAGATCCTCGAACTGTTCGAGGAGCTAAACGCCGCCGGCAACACGCTGCTGGTGGTGACCCACGAGCGGGTGGTCGCCGAACACGCCGAACGGATCGTCCACCTGTTCGACGGCGGACTCGAGCGGATCGAGGAGATCGACCAGCGCCGCGTCGCCGGGGAGGCTGGGCGATGAAACTCGGCGAGAGCGTCCGGATGAGTTGGCGCGCGATCACGGGCCACAAGCTCCGGTCGGTGCTGACGGTGCTGGGCGTCGTGATCGGCGTCGGCTCGGTGATCACGTTCGTCACGCTCGGCGCGAGCCTGCAGGCCGCCATCGTCGGCGACGTGGCGACCTCCAGCCCCGACATCGCCGTCTCGGTCGGCCCCGAGAGCGGACAGGGCGGCCCGCCGAGCGGCGACGCCGTCCCGGTGTTCACCGAACACGACATCGAGCAGCTACAGGGTATCGAGAACGTCGAGGCCGTGGTGCCGACCGGACAGGTCGGGATCGCAGGGCTACAGTACCGCGACGACCGGATCAGGTGGCCGTCGATGACCGCGACCACCGCCGCCTCCTTCGAGGGCGACGACTTCGCCTCCGGCGGGGTGTTCACGGCCGGCGAGAACGAGGTCGTCCTCAACCCCGCGGCCGCGACGATGTTCGAGCAGAACGTCTCGGCGGGCGACGAGATCACGGTGGAGTTCTCCGAGAACGACTCGCGAACCCTCACCGTCGCCGGCGTGCTGAACGCCTCGACCGGCTTCGCGGCCGTCGCCGGCGGCGGCGGGACACCCGCGATCTACGTCCCGACGGACCCGTTCTACACGACAACCGCCGAGAGCCCCGCGACCGGCGAGCGCGAGCGGGCGTACCCACAGCTGACGATCCGGGCGGTCAGCTACGAGCAGGTCGACGACGTGGAGCCGCCGGCGCGTGACTACCTCGAAAACGAGTCCGACGCCAGCCAGCTCAAGCCCGAGTCCTACGAGATCACGCTCACGACCAACGACGCGTTGGTCGAGCAGATCCAGAGCATCCTGAGCACGTTCACCAACTTCATCACCGGCGTCGCGGTGATCTCGCTGCTGGTCGGCGCCATCGGCATCGCGAACATGATGCTCGTGAGCGTCACCGAGCGGACCCGCGAGATCGGGATCATGAAGGCCATCGGCGCCACCCGCCGGGACATCGTCCAACTGTTCCTCGTCGAGTCGGTGATCCTCGGCGTGATCGGCTCGGTGATCGGGACGCTCGTCGGCCTCGCCGGCGGCTACGCCGCGGCGACGCTGATCGACCTCCCCATCGCGTTCGCGCCCGAGTGGTTCGCCATCGCGGTCGTCGTCGGGATGGGCGTCGGCGTGCTCGCGGGGATCTACCCCGCGTGGGACGCCGCCCGCACCGACCCCATCGACGCACTCCGCCACGAGTAGCCGGCGTCGGCCCTCCTCCCGCTGCTTCGGCCCTCCTCCCGCTGCTTCGGCCCTCCTCTCGCTGCTTCGGCTCTCCCCCCCGCTGTTTCCTCGTTTCATGGCCCTCTACCCACCGCTTCCCGAGCGCGGGCAGACTCTTCACCCCGGCATCGCAACACCGACCATGCCGCTCCTGACGATCACCGCCAGCGTCGACCCCGGTGACACCCAGTCGTTCCTCGCCGACGTCGCCGACCTGTACGCCGACAGCATGGACAGCGAGATGCGCTTCCTGACCGCGAACTTCCGCCACAGCGACCGCGAGGGCCTCTGGCTGGGCCGGGCCGATCCCGACGAACCGGTCGTCCTGCTCGAAGCCGACATCCGCGAGGGACGCCCGGCCGACCAGCGGCGCTCGTTCGCGCTGGCGTTCATGGAGCACGTCCGGGAGCGATGGGGCGTCCCGGAAGCCAACATGAAGGTCGTATTCACCGAACACGAGGGCGCCCACTTGATGGGCTACGACCGCGTCGGCGGGGACTGGGAGCCGTAGGTCACGGGGACCGAACTGTCCTGATACCGTGACTTGGTTCCGAGACCCGAATCCTTATCTTCTTAGGCCCGCCTAAACCAGAGTGATGCCGACCGAGAAGCGGGTCGACGAGGTCGAAGCGCTCCCCGTGGTCAACGCACACAACCTCTCGGCCGAGCGAACGGTGTTCACCGAAGAAGGGAACGAGAACGGATGGATCTCGACCGATCTGACCGTCTCGGTCAGTCGGTGAGCCCGTCGTCGCCGAGGTAGCGTTCGAGCGTGTGAGCGTCCTGTTCGATGGCGAGTAGTCCCGACGAGAGCGTCTCGACGGTACGTTCGTCGCGGACGGCGCCGGCGGTCTCGATCGCCTCACGGAACGTCACCGCGAGCGTCGCGTAGCCGTCGATGTCGCCCTCCAGCGAGTCCCGCAGGGTGTACACGTCGCCCGCTTCGATCCGCATCGGGGCGTGTTCGCGGATGCCCATCGGGCCGTTGACCGGGACGCCGCCCAGCGCGTGGACCCGGAGCGCGAGGTCGTCGGTCAGGTCGCTGAGCCGGTCGGCCTGTTCCGTCAAACGCTGTTCGATCTGTTGTGACTCCGCACCCGAGGCCGTCCAGTAGTGTTTGCGGACTTGATTGAACAGGATGTACAGCCCCGAGAGACAGCGGTTCAGGTCGTCGATCACCGCCGCGGCCGCCTCGGGCGCGAGCCGAACCGTGTTCTCGCCGACGGTGCCCCACTCCCGGCGCAGTTCGGCGTCGTCGGGCCGGCGGAGGTGTGGCGCGCTCATCGCTCCCCCACGAGCGTGTCGTCCTCGACGTAGCGTTCGATCGTGTGGGCGTCGTCCTCGATGGTTTCGAGGCGGCTCTCCAGCAGTTCGCGGCTGGCCTCGTCGCCGACCGCCCGAGCCACGTCGACGGCGTCGCGGAACGCCACCGCGAGCGTCGCGTAGGCGTCGAGGTCACCCTCCAACGATGCCCGCAGGCTGTAGAGGTGCTCCGCTTCGAGGTGGACCGGCGCGTGTTCCTGGATCTCGGGAGGCGTGCTCACGGGGACGCCGCCCAACTCGGAGATCCGGTGGGCGACGGCGTCGTCGACGTGGCGGAGCCGTTGGTAGGCGTCGCCGAGGAACTCGGCCACGTCGCCGGACTCGGCGCCCTCGGCGCTCCAGTAGTGCTTGCGCACGAGGTAGAAGAGGTTGAACGTCCCCGCGTGGACGACGTTCAGCGCCTCGACCATCTCGGCGGCGTTGTCAGACTTCGTCTGACTGCCCGAGGAGGTTCCCTCCTCGCCGTCGTCGCTATCGACGCGGACGGCGTTCTCGGTGACCGTCTCTCGCTCCTGTTTGACGGTCGCTCCCTCGGGCGCCCGGACGAGTCGCCCCTGCTTGGGATCGGACACGGTTACGCCTGCACGAGGGTGTCGTCCTCGAGGTAGTGGTCGATGTCGTGGGCGTCGTCCTCGAGGTCCTCCAGCACCTCACGGAGGAGTTCGGCGGTCGCGTAGTCACCCAGATCGGTCGCCAGGCCGACGTGTTCACGGACGCTCTCGATCACGTCGCCGTAGCTCTCGAGGTCGGCTTCCAGCGAGTCACGGATGCCGTAGACGTCCTCGCCCTCGAACTCGATGTAGGCGCGGGCCTCCTGCTCGGCCGGGCCCGCGACGGGGACGCCGCCGAGTGCCTGTGCGCGCTCCGCGATGGCGTCGGCGTGCGTCTCGAGCGTGCCCGCGGCGCCGTCGAGGAAGTCGTGCAGGTCGCCGGACTCGGCGCCCTCGACGTTCCAGTGGTGCTTACGGACCTGGTGGTAGAGCACGTACGCGGAGGCGAGGTCGCGGTTCAGCGCGTCGACGATCTGTTCGGCTTTCTCGGTGTCGATGCGGACGGCGTTCCCCTCGACGGTATCGGCCTGCTGTCGGACGGTCTTCTGGGTACTCATGTGTACACCTGTATAAGTTCGGTACGCCCATAAAGGTTGCATCCGTGATGGACGGTTTTGGCAGCTTCGACGCCTGATTCGGCAGTATTCGGGATCTTCAGGGCGAGCGATCGGGCAGTCGGCCCGCGCGACGAGACGGGCCGCGTGACAGCACGGTTCCCGGCCGGGAGCATCCCCTCACTCGTCGGTCTCGGATCGCTCGACTTTCGTGAGCGTCACGGCGAAGGTGGCGCCCTCGGAGCCGGGGTCCTCGACGGCCACGTCGCCGTCGTAGCCCTCGACGAGCGCTTGCACGAGGAACAGGCCGATCCCCGTCCCCTCGCTCTCCAGGCCCTTCTCCCCTTTGCCGAACACCGTCTCGGCAGCCCCCTCGGGGATCCCGGGCCCGTTGTCGGAGATCCGGACGACGATCTCGTCGGCGGTCTCGGTCGTCGACACCGTGATCCGGGGAACGGGCTTGTCGTTGTGCTGGACGGCGTTTTTCAGGAGGTTCCGGAACACCGAGTCGAGCATCTCGTCGGCGACCACGACGCAGTCCGGGATCGGCCCCTCGACATCGACGACCGCCTCCGGGTACGCGTTCCGGATTCCCTCGATCTCCCGTTGCAGGACGGGCCGGAGTCCCACGCGGTTGAGCTCCTCCGCGTCCGAGAACAGCACCGCGCTGATCTCGCGGGCGGTCGTC
It includes:
- a CDS encoding ABC transporter permease produces the protein MKLGESVRMSWRAITGHKLRSVLTVLGVVIGVGSVITFVTLGASLQAAIVGDVATSSPDIAVSVGPESGQGGPPSGDAVPVFTEHDIEQLQGIENVEAVVPTGQVGIAGLQYRDDRIRWPSMTATTAASFEGDDFASGGVFTAGENEVVLNPAAATMFEQNVSAGDEITVEFSENDSRTLTVAGVLNASTGFAAVAGGGGTPAIYVPTDPFYTTTAESPATGERERAYPQLTIRAVSYEQVDDVEPPARDYLENESDASQLKPESYEITLTTNDALVEQIQSILSTFTNFITGVAVISLLVGAIGIANMMLVSVTERTREIGIMKAIGATRRDIVQLFLVESVILGVIGSVIGTLVGLAGGYAAATLIDLPIAFAPEWFAIAVVVGMGVGVLAGIYPAWDAARTDPIDALRHE
- a CDS encoding tautomerase is translated as MPLLTITASVDPGDTQSFLADVADLYADSMDSEMRFLTANFRHSDREGLWLGRADPDEPVVLLEADIREGRPADQRRSFALAFMEHVRERWGVPEANMKVVFTEHEGAHLMGYDRVGGDWEP
- a CDS encoding ferritin-like domain-containing protein, producing the protein MSAPHLRRPDDAELRREWGTVGENTVRLAPEAAAAVIDDLNRCLSGLYILFNQVRKHYWTASGAESQQIEQRLTEQADRLSDLTDDLALRVHALGGVPVNGPMGIREHAPMRIEAGDVYTLRDSLEGDIDGYATLAVTFREAIETAGAVRDERTVETLSSGLLAIEQDAHTLERYLGDDGLTD
- a CDS encoding ferritin-like domain-containing protein yields the protein MSDPKQGRLVRAPEGATVKQERETVTENAVRVDSDDGEEGTSSGSQTKSDNAAEMVEALNVVHAGTFNLFYLVRKHYWSAEGAESGDVAEFLGDAYQRLRHVDDAVAHRISELGGVPVSTPPEIQEHAPVHLEAEHLYSLRASLEGDLDAYATLAVAFRDAVDVARAVGDEASRELLESRLETIEDDAHTIERYVEDDTLVGER
- the dpsA gene encoding DNA starvation/stationary phase protection protein DpsA; this encodes MSTQKTVRQQADTVEGNAVRIDTEKAEQIVDALNRDLASAYVLYHQVRKHHWNVEGAESGDLHDFLDGAAGTLETHADAIAERAQALGGVPVAGPAEQEARAYIEFEGEDVYGIRDSLEADLESYGDVIESVREHVGLATDLGDYATAELLREVLEDLEDDAHDIDHYLEDDTLVQA